One Deinococcus sp. LM3 genomic region harbors:
- a CDS encoding sigma-70 family RNA polymerase sigma factor, giving the protein MTLNDALDSLSDPELARLAVRDERAFEVLVTRHAPAVHRLAALNVGPGAADEVVQDVFVAVHRGLRGFRGEAQFSTWLHRITLNACARALGRHRPSVPLEDAPEPASAQNLTRTAEVTQLREQLSAALRTLPPEQREAVTLREVSGLEYAEIAALTGVELGTVKSRIGRGRAALRAWLTRAGVTPHD; this is encoded by the coding sequence GTGACCTTGAATGACGCCCTGGATTCCCTGTCTGACCCGGAACTCGCGCGGCTGGCCGTGCGGGACGAGCGGGCCTTCGAGGTACTCGTGACCCGGCACGCCCCGGCGGTGCACCGGCTCGCGGCGCTGAACGTCGGGCCGGGCGCGGCGGATGAGGTCGTGCAGGACGTGTTCGTGGCCGTGCACCGGGGCCTGCGGGGCTTCCGGGGCGAGGCGCAGTTCAGTACGTGGCTGCACCGCATCACCCTGAATGCCTGCGCCAGGGCGCTGGGCCGCCACCGCCCGAGCGTGCCGCTGGAGGACGCGCCGGAACCCGCCTCGGCGCAGAACCTGACGCGTACGGCCGAGGTCACGCAGTTGCGTGAGCAACTGTCGGCGGCGCTGCGGACCCTGCCGCCCGAGCAGCGCGAGGCCGTGACGCTGCGTGAGGTGTCGGGCCTGGAGTACGCCGAGATCGCCGCGCTGACCGGCGTGGAACTCGGCACCGTGAAGAGCCGCATTGGCCGGGGCCGCGCGGCCCTGCGGGCGTGGCTGACCCGCGCCGGAGTGACCCCCCATGACTGA
- a CDS encoding transcriptional regulator, whose translation MRRAAALLGALLAASLPGHAQAGDADDLIAALKRARTLAARGQAEVTVLFPPRAVPTRVAAALPAVPVRPALLLKNFGVVSAGPQPVAGRDAVRFDLTPKVGGAAHWSLWIDRAWNVPLAFEERRADGTVVRRAAFLKVNAAPVKVALTVPAAPEGLRAALMRSLPGLSLPQGFTPVSVKVRAAGGTEVTLTDGLNVLALVVAPQNVRGAPGVASRRVGNVFVWLVGNLPDATLRSALAGVRRASADPLGTFALPGDSNP comes from the coding sequence GTGAGGCGCGCCGCTGCGCTGCTCGGCGCGCTGCTGGCCGCCAGTCTGCCGGGCCACGCGCAGGCCGGTGACGCGGACGACCTGATCGCGGCCCTGAAACGCGCCCGGACGCTCGCGGCGCGCGGGCAGGCCGAGGTGACGGTGCTGTTCCCGCCGCGCGCCGTGCCCACCCGCGTGGCGGCGGCCCTGCCGGCCGTGCCGGTGCGTCCGGCGCTGCTGCTGAAGAACTTCGGGGTGGTCAGCGCCGGGCCGCAGCCCGTGGCGGGCCGGGACGCCGTGCGTTTCGACCTGACACCGAAGGTCGGGGGCGCCGCGCACTGGTCGCTGTGGATAGACCGCGCGTGGAACGTCCCGCTGGCCTTCGAGGAACGCCGCGCGGACGGCACGGTGGTGCGCCGCGCCGCGTTCCTGAAGGTGAACGCCGCGCCCGTGAAGGTCGCGCTGACGGTGCCGGCCGCGCCGGAAGGGCTGCGCGCCGCCCTGATGCGGTCCCTGCCGGGCCTGAGCCTCCCGCAGGGGTTCACGCCGGTCAGCGTGAAGGTCCGCGCGGCCGGCGGGACCGAGGTGACCCTGACCGACGGGCTGAACGTGCTGGCGCTGGTGGTCGCCCCGCAGAACGTCCGGGGCGCGCCGGGCGTGGCGTCCCGGCGGGTGGGGAACGTGTTCGTGTGGCTGGTCGGGAACCTCCCGGACGCCACGCTGCGTTCGGCGCTCGCGGGGGTGCGGCGTGCTTCGGCGGACCCCCTGGGAACTTTTGCGCTGCCCGGTGACTCCAACCCCTAG
- a CDS encoding metal-dependent transcriptional regulator, with protein sequence MTARPLSPSAEDYLKHLLRLGQTGKVSTQALADALNVAPASATGMLRKLTEQGLVSHAPYQGARLTAEGERVALEVLRHHRLLELFLHRALGVPLDEVHEEAERLEHALSERLEARIAAWLGDPTHDPHGDPIPTLAGELPERAERRLSQHAVGDEVTVTRIPDADAAQLRTLMHVGLTPGATLAVREVDAALGTLTVWVDGHTLTVSLGVAAQIHVQTP encoded by the coding sequence ATGACCGCCCGTCCGCTCTCGCCTTCCGCCGAGGATTACCTCAAGCACCTGCTGCGCCTCGGGCAGACGGGGAAGGTCAGCACGCAGGCGCTGGCCGACGCCCTGAACGTTGCGCCCGCCAGCGCCACCGGCATGCTGCGCAAACTGACCGAGCAGGGCCTCGTGTCGCACGCGCCGTACCAGGGGGCGCGCCTGACCGCCGAGGGCGAACGGGTCGCGCTGGAAGTCCTGCGCCACCACCGCCTGCTGGAACTGTTCCTGCACCGCGCGCTGGGCGTGCCGCTCGACGAGGTGCACGAGGAAGCCGAGCGGCTCGAACACGCCCTGAGCGAACGCCTGGAAGCCCGCATCGCCGCGTGGCTGGGCGACCCCACGCACGACCCGCACGGCGACCCGATCCCCACCCTGGCGGGCGAACTGCCGGAACGCGCCGAACGCCGCCTGTCGCAGCACGCCGTGGGCGACGAGGTCACCGTGACCCGCATTCCCGACGCGGACGCCGCGCAACTGCGGACCCTGATGCACGTGGGCCTGACACCCGGCGCGACCCTGGCGGTGCGCGAGGTGGACGCCGCGCTGGGCACCCTGACCGTCTGGGTGGACGGCCACACCCTGACCGTGTCGCTGGGCGTCGCCGCGCAGATTCACGTTCAGACCCCGTGA
- the tkt gene encoding transketolase, translated as MSSDISQLSVNTIRTLSIDAVQAANSGHPGAPLGAAPMAYAVWQDFLRFNPAHPEWAGRDRFVLSAGHASMLIYSLLHLTGYDMPLEELRNFRQWGSKTPGHPEFFHTPGLDATTGPLGQGAAMTVGMAMAEAHLAARYNRPDFPIFDNHTYAILGDGDLQEGVNHEAAALAGHLRLNKLIWLHDDNEVQLDTATARAESENTAQRYEAYGWNVLKVADGNDLDAIRAAIREAHASDRPTLIQVRTVIGFGSPRAGTSKAHGEPLGAEGVTTTKAALGWEYPPFTVPDEVRAHMDATERGAKLEADWNALMDAYRAAHPDLGAEVDALLARDLPANLSDVLPSYEVGGKGVATRNASGEIINALAAAVPGLMGGSADVSGSTKTTIKDGGEMQSGSMGGRNVLFGVREFGMSAAANGLSLYGGLRPLVGTFLVFADYLKPAFRLSAIQMQPVTYVLTHDSIGLGEDGPTHQPIDQLAMLRAVPGAHVIRPADANETAAAWQMALEYDKGPTALALTRQDLPILPRNHAGVKKGAYVLRDADSASGEGAQVILIASGSEVSLALNAAEALAAEGIQARVVSMPCMEVFRAQDRSYRDSVLTPGVKRVAIEAASKGPWYEWVGTDGAVIGMDTFGASAPADVLFEKFGFSVANISKVVKSVL; from the coding sequence ATGTCCAGCGACATCTCCCAGCTGAGTGTGAACACCATCCGCACCCTGAGCATCGACGCCGTGCAGGCCGCCAACAGCGGCCACCCAGGCGCTCCCCTCGGCGCCGCACCCATGGCGTACGCGGTGTGGCAGGACTTCCTGCGCTTCAACCCGGCCCACCCGGAATGGGCTGGCCGCGACCGCTTCGTGCTGTCCGCCGGGCACGCCAGCATGCTGATCTACAGCCTGCTGCACCTCACTGGCTACGACATGCCCCTCGAGGAACTCAGGAACTTCCGCCAGTGGGGCAGCAAGACCCCCGGCCACCCCGAGTTCTTCCACACCCCCGGCCTCGACGCCACCACCGGCCCGCTCGGGCAGGGCGCCGCGATGACCGTCGGCATGGCCATGGCCGAGGCGCACCTCGCCGCGCGCTACAACCGCCCCGACTTCCCCATCTTCGACAACCACACGTACGCCATCCTCGGTGACGGCGACCTGCAGGAAGGCGTGAACCACGAGGCCGCCGCCCTGGCCGGCCACCTGCGCCTGAACAAACTGATCTGGCTGCACGACGACAACGAAGTCCAGCTCGACACCGCCACCGCCCGCGCCGAGAGCGAGAACACCGCCCAGCGCTACGAGGCGTACGGCTGGAACGTCCTGAAAGTCGCCGACGGCAACGACCTCGACGCCATCCGCGCCGCCATCCGCGAGGCGCACGCCAGCGACCGCCCCACCCTGATCCAGGTCCGCACCGTCATCGGCTTCGGCAGCCCCCGCGCCGGCACCAGCAAGGCGCACGGCGAACCCCTCGGTGCCGAGGGTGTCACGACCACCAAGGCCGCGCTCGGCTGGGAATACCCCCCCTTCACCGTGCCCGACGAGGTCCGCGCCCACATGGACGCCACCGAACGCGGCGCCAAGCTGGAGGCCGACTGGAACGCCCTGATGGACGCCTACCGCGCCGCGCACCCCGACCTGGGCGCCGAGGTGGACGCCCTGCTCGCCCGCGACCTGCCCGCCAACCTCAGCGACGTGCTGCCCAGCTACGAGGTCGGCGGCAAGGGCGTCGCCACCCGCAACGCCAGTGGCGAGATCATCAATGCCCTGGCCGCCGCCGTGCCCGGCCTGATGGGCGGCAGCGCCGACGTGTCCGGCAGCACCAAGACCACCATCAAGGACGGCGGCGAGATGCAGAGTGGCAGCATGGGCGGCCGCAACGTCCTGTTCGGCGTGCGCGAATTCGGCATGAGCGCCGCCGCCAACGGCCTGAGCCTCTACGGCGGCCTGCGCCCCCTGGTCGGCACGTTCCTGGTGTTCGCCGACTACCTCAAACCCGCCTTCCGCCTCAGCGCCATCCAGATGCAGCCCGTCACGTACGTCCTGACGCACGACTCCATCGGCCTGGGCGAGGACGGCCCCACCCACCAGCCCATCGACCAGCTCGCCATGCTGCGCGCCGTTCCCGGAGCGCACGTCATCCGCCCCGCCGACGCCAACGAGACGGCCGCCGCGTGGCAGATGGCCCTCGAGTACGACAAGGGTCCCACCGCGCTGGCCCTCACCCGCCAGGACCTGCCCATCCTGCCCCGCAACCACGCCGGCGTGAAGAAGGGCGCCTACGTGCTGCGCGACGCCGACAGTGCCAGCGGTGAGGGCGCGCAGGTCATCCTGATCGCGTCGGGCAGCGAGGTCAGCCTCGCCCTGAACGCCGCCGAGGCCCTGGCCGCCGAGGGCATCCAGGCGCGCGTGGTCAGCATGCCCTGCATGGAAGTCTTCCGCGCGCAGGACCGCAGCTACCGCGACAGCGTCCTGACGCCCGGCGTGAAACGGGTCGCCATCGAGGCCGCCAGCAAGGGCCCCTGGTACGAGTGGGTCGGCACCGACGGCGCCGTGATCGGCATGGACACCTTCGGCGCCAGCGCGCCCGCCGACGTGCTGTTCGAGAAGTTCGGTTTCAGCGTCGCCAACATCAGCAAGGTCGTCAAGAGCGTCCTGTAA
- a CDS encoding adenosylcobinamide-GDP ribazoletransferase: protein MIRDQVRAAHLALTFLTTLPLPHVTEIRDGDFARASAYYPLAGYAVGGVVAGLLWLPIPLPVGVIAALGVGAWLLLTGMLHFDGLVDSADALFAMKTPAERLVILRDVHVGAFGLATGGLYLLLLWSLLSAPIPPLAPLVAAVAARTLLLIPMNTYPAARAESLGARSREGRLWAALLLAAPTLLIPGAWVAWLAALVGALLVAAFAARRLGGGLNGDTYGMIVVTAELAALTAFAWGR, encoded by the coding sequence GTGATCCGCGACCAAGTGCGGGCCGCGCACCTGGCCCTGACGTTCCTGACGACCCTGCCCCTGCCGCACGTCACCGAGATCCGGGACGGCGATTTTGCGCGGGCCAGCGCGTACTACCCGCTGGCCGGGTACGCGGTGGGCGGCGTGGTGGCGGGGCTGCTGTGGCTGCCCATCCCGCTGCCGGTCGGGGTGATCGCCGCGCTGGGCGTGGGCGCGTGGCTGCTGCTGACCGGGATGCTGCACTTCGACGGACTGGTGGACAGCGCCGACGCCCTGTTCGCCATGAAGACCCCCGCCGAGCGGCTGGTGATCCTGCGGGACGTGCACGTGGGCGCGTTCGGACTGGCGACGGGGGGCCTCTACCTGCTGCTGCTGTGGAGCCTGCTCTCGGCCCCGATCCCGCCGCTGGCCCCGCTGGTCGCGGCGGTGGCCGCGCGGACGCTGCTGCTGATCCCCATGAACACCTACCCCGCCGCGCGTGCCGAGAGCCTGGGCGCCCGCTCCCGCGAGGGCCGCCTCTGGGCCGCGCTGCTGCTGGCCGCGCCCACCCTGCTGATCCCCGGCGCGTGGGTGGCGTGGCTGGCGGCGCTGGTGGGCGCGCTGCTGGTCGCGGCGTTCGCGGCGCGGCGGCTGGGCGGAGGCCTGAACGGCGACACCTACGGAATGATCGTCGTGACCGCCGAACTGGCCGCCCTGACCGCGTTCGCCTGGGGCCGCTGA
- the tsaE gene encoding tRNA (adenosine(37)-N6)-threonylcarbamoyltransferase complex ATPase subunit type 1 TsaE gives MTADPLLPEPGDVLLLRGLREQQHFGARLAAALPPGSVLFLEGELGAGKTSLTQGLVAALGFTDTVTSPTYALMNAYPTPDGQVLHVDAYRVRDVNELYEMDLEDLIERSRLSVIEWGEGLYADYPAAPILLLEHLDGQPDVRRVTRRR, from the coding sequence ATGACCGCCGACCCCCTGCTTCCCGAACCGGGCGACGTCCTGCTGCTGCGCGGCCTGCGCGAACAGCAGCACTTCGGCGCGCGCCTCGCCGCCGCCCTGCCGCCCGGCAGCGTCCTGTTCCTGGAAGGCGAACTGGGCGCCGGGAAGACCAGCCTCACACAGGGACTGGTCGCCGCGCTGGGCTTCACCGACACCGTCACCAGCCCCACCTACGCCCTCATGAACGCCTACCCCACCCCGGACGGACAGGTCCTGCACGTCGACGCGTACCGCGTACGCGACGTGAACGAACTGTACGAGATGGACCTCGAAGACCTGATCGAACGCAGCCGCCTGAGCGTCATAGAATGGGGCGAGGGCCTGTACGCCGACTACCCCGCCGCGCCCATCCTGCTGCTCGAACACCTGGACGGCCAGCCGGACGTGCGGCGCGTCACCCGCCGGCGCTGA
- a CDS encoding DUF1800 domain-containing protein — translation MTLTPLTRKLTAEDAAHFLRRTAFGATDAQIRALVGQDARAAARAALAFDEKTAPGNPFDPMQGVGPGPMLQLTRGAWLFELVYGPHPLREKLALTWSNHFVIGTDKVRNAPALDGYLKVLRRHAATASFERFTLDVAQSPAMLRYLDNDQNRRGRPNENFSRELLELFTTGIGHYSEQDVREGARALTGWSFEGGRGNQNFLQAPRFVFLERQHDTGRKTYLGQSGPLRGEDVIRLAATHPQTAVFVSRKLHRAFLADTPDEAAVQGSAETWRRTNGNVRAVLEELLSSEAFYASRARIIRSPVEYIVGALRTLGQPKMEAKALLNLTQTAGRMGQLLLQPDTVKGWDGGREWINDTTLLLRIQVAAAFTLGAQAPALSGAPSALALTGQERPATAAATLKLNPKQATYLHLISPEFQLA, via the coding sequence ATGACCCTGACTCCCCTGACCCGCAAGCTCACGGCCGAGGACGCCGCGCACTTCCTGCGGCGCACGGCGTTCGGCGCGACCGACGCGCAGATCCGCGCGCTGGTCGGCCAGGATGCCCGCGCCGCCGCGCGCGCGGCCCTGGCTTTCGACGAGAAGACCGCGCCCGGCAATCCCTTCGATCCCATGCAGGGGGTCGGGCCGGGGCCGATGCTGCAACTCACGCGCGGCGCGTGGCTGTTCGAGCTGGTGTACGGCCCGCACCCGCTGCGCGAGAAACTGGCCCTGACCTGGAGTAACCACTTCGTGATCGGCACCGACAAGGTCCGCAACGCCCCCGCGCTGGACGGGTACCTGAAGGTGCTGCGCCGCCACGCCGCGACCGCCAGTTTCGAGCGGTTCACGCTGGACGTCGCGCAGTCCCCGGCGATGCTGCGCTACCTCGACAACGACCAGAACCGGCGCGGACGGCCGAACGAGAACTTCAGCCGGGAACTGCTGGAACTGTTCACGACCGGCATCGGCCATTACTCCGAGCAGGACGTCCGCGAGGGCGCGCGCGCCCTGACCGGCTGGTCCTTCGAGGGGGGGCGCGGCAACCAGAACTTCCTGCAGGCGCCACGGTTCGTGTTCCTGGAACGGCAGCACGACACGGGCCGCAAGACGTACCTGGGTCAGAGCGGCCCGCTGCGCGGCGAGGACGTGATCCGGCTGGCCGCCACGCACCCGCAGACGGCTGTGTTCGTGAGCCGCAAACTGCACCGCGCGTTCCTGGCCGACACGCCGGACGAGGCGGCCGTGCAGGGCAGCGCCGAGACGTGGCGGCGCACGAACGGCAACGTGCGCGCCGTCCTGGAGGAACTGCTGTCCAGCGAGGCCTTCTACGCCAGCCGCGCCCGGATCATCCGCAGTCCGGTCGAGTACATCGTGGGTGCGCTGCGCACCCTGGGGCAACCGAAGATGGAAGCCAAGGCGCTGCTGAACCTCACGCAGACGGCCGGGCGCATGGGGCAACTGCTGCTGCAACCCGACACGGTCAAGGGCTGGGACGGCGGCCGCGAGTGGATCAACGACACCACGCTGCTGCTGCGCATTCAGGTGGCGGCGGCGTTCACGCTGGGCGCTCAGGCACCCGCCCTCTCCGGGGCGCCCTCCGCGCTGGCCCTGACCGGTCAGGAACGCCCGGCCACGGCCGCCGCGACCCTGAAGCTCAACCCGAAGCAGGCGACGTACCTGCACCTGATCAGCCCCGAATTCCAGCTCGCCTGA
- a CDS encoding DUF1501 domain-containing protein, which produces MTNRRDFLKLSALAAAATTGMPGFLARAAAQAGGSKTLVVIQLSGGNDGLNTLVPYSNGAYYAARPNIAIPKKDVLTLSPDLGMHPALKPLMGLWDSGRLAWMENVGYPNPNRSHFASMAIWHTADPTQAQSDGWIGRIAEKIGDPFCASNIGATTPQALRASEFSLPSIDAVDRFQLKLPQGLGGAFGDMLDAARSGEAAFLTQATRQMMQNTARVQANAQKYRSGATYPEGRFAEQLRDTARLIAAGVGQRVLYVSLGGFDTHAGQRAEQDELLGTLASGLAAFHADLERQGLAGNVVVMGFSEFGRRVAENGSAGTDHGQGSVMFALGQGVRGGIHGSSPDLEDLQDGDIKYRQDFRGVYAEALTGWLGLNAREILNGDFSGPGWLA; this is translated from the coding sequence GTGACGAACCGACGTGATTTCCTGAAACTCTCTGCCCTGGCAGCGGCCGCCACCACCGGCATGCCCGGCTTCCTGGCCCGCGCCGCCGCGCAGGCGGGCGGCAGCAAGACCCTGGTCGTGATCCAGCTGAGCGGCGGGAACGACGGCCTGAACACTTTGGTGCCGTACAGCAACGGCGCGTACTACGCCGCGCGGCCCAACATCGCCATCCCGAAAAAGGACGTGCTGACCCTCTCGCCGGACCTGGGCATGCACCCGGCCCTGAAGCCCCTGATGGGCCTGTGGGACAGCGGCCGCCTCGCCTGGATGGAGAACGTGGGCTACCCCAACCCGAACCGCAGTCACTTTGCCAGCATGGCGATCTGGCACACGGCCGACCCCACGCAGGCGCAGTCGGACGGCTGGATCGGGCGGATTGCCGAGAAGATCGGCGACCCGTTCTGCGCCAGCAACATCGGCGCGACGACCCCGCAGGCGCTGCGGGCCAGCGAGTTCAGTCTGCCCAGCATCGACGCGGTCGACCGCTTTCAGTTGAAGCTGCCGCAGGGTCTGGGCGGCGCGTTCGGGGACATGCTGGACGCCGCCAGGAGCGGCGAGGCGGCGTTCCTGACGCAGGCGACCCGGCAGATGATGCAGAACACGGCGCGCGTGCAGGCGAATGCCCAGAAGTACCGCTCCGGCGCCACGTACCCGGAAGGACGCTTCGCGGAGCAACTGCGCGACACGGCCCGCCTGATCGCCGCCGGGGTGGGGCAGCGGGTGCTGTACGTGTCGCTGGGCGGGTTCGACACGCACGCCGGGCAGCGCGCCGAGCAGGACGAACTGCTGGGGACGCTCGCGTCGGGCCTCGCGGCGTTCCACGCGGACCTGGAACGGCAGGGGCTGGCCGGGAACGTGGTTGTCATGGGCTTCTCCGAGTTCGGGCGGCGCGTGGCCGAGAACGGCAGCGCCGGCACGGACCACGGTCAGGGTAGCGTGATGTTCGCGCTGGGCCAGGGCGTCAGGGGCGGCATTCACGGCAGCAGCCCCGACCTGGAGGACCTGCAGGACGGAGACATCAAGTACCGGCAGGATTTCCGGGGCGTGTACGCCGAGGCCCTGACCGGCTGGCTGGGCCTGAACGCCCGCGAGATCCTGAACGGCGACTTCAGCGGTCCGGGCTGGCTGGCATGA
- a CDS encoding GNAT family N-acetyltransferase produces MTHAPHPTDHLPTLRPFRAADAAAVARLVTEGVRGHWTYTPEHFRESSAGTRPTRLVAEQDGVVVATARLAPFGEGVPDALRLDVAGDAASFTPLLLAQLAAIPAGFRRVLGVTREDFTEQMAFFAAAGFRNAWQSWGAHLDLTTFDPAPFEALQERLFLAGYEPERLSPDAPDADWDALHDLHQTGVRDQPRNPTTTPDPLTRDGLRDVIRREEAAFVTRWRGQIVALTRLTPRGPEVESEGTVTHPDHRARGVMTALKAHALTWAKGEGFAHAGTGGTVLNLPMLRVNTRLGYRTERMWITWEKDL; encoded by the coding sequence ATGACCCACGCCCCGCACCCGACCGACCACCTGCCCACCCTGCGCCCCTTCCGTGCCGCTGACGCCGCAGCCGTCGCCCGCCTCGTCACGGAGGGCGTGCGCGGCCACTGGACGTACACGCCGGAACACTTCCGCGAAAGTTCCGCCGGCACCCGCCCCACCCGCCTCGTGGCCGAGCAGGACGGCGTGGTCGTCGCCACCGCGCGCCTCGCGCCGTTCGGGGAGGGCGTGCCGGACGCCCTGCGCCTGGACGTGGCCGGGGACGCCGCGTCGTTCACACCGCTGCTGCTGGCGCAGCTGGCTGCAATTCCCGCCGGGTTCCGGCGCGTGCTGGGCGTCACCCGCGAGGACTTCACGGAGCAGATGGCCTTCTTCGCGGCGGCCGGTTTCCGGAACGCGTGGCAGTCCTGGGGCGCGCACCTGGACCTGACCACCTTCGACCCCGCCCCCTTCGAGGCGCTTCAGGAGCGGCTGTTCCTGGCCGGGTACGAGCCCGAACGCCTCAGCCCGGACGCCCCCGACGCCGACTGGGACGCCCTGCACGACCTGCATCAGACTGGCGTGCGTGACCAGCCGCGCAACCCGACCACCACGCCCGACCCGCTGACCCGTGACGGCCTGCGGGACGTGATCCGCCGTGAGGAGGCCGCCTTCGTCACGCGCTGGCGCGGCCAGATCGTCGCCCTGACCCGCCTGACTCCACGCGGCCCGGAGGTGGAGAGCGAGGGCACCGTCACCCACCCGGACCACCGTGCGCGGGGCGTGATGACCGCCCTGAAAGCCCACGCCCTGACCTGGGCGAAAGGGGAGGGGTTCGCGCACGCCGGGACGGGCGGCACGGTCCTGAACCTGCCGATGCTGCGCGTGAACACCCGCCTGGGCTACCGCACGGAACGCATGTGGATCACCTGGGAGAAAGACCTCTGA
- a CDS encoding roadblock/LC7 domain-containing protein, whose translation MTNAVYTMTVRALSGVVSERAAETMLRAVLREQNLVAETVTAQEMQQVISGPLLSRLETVMPATRARKELLSLAGQLEAKYPKAPTLFTAHVPHASWDDAGGGTTIWNDLLLSADDFEFEDPEYGGSLEGRSYDLSTTLDQDALIQLLGRLSGVQGVMVCRASGEVLRSRSVKDPAGLGSVVAASAMLFQRRSLRLLSADLGGQTVCMCPLGGYCVAVVANSQANVGRLLVELQQLRVAA comes from the coding sequence ATGACGAACGCTGTGTACACCATGACCGTCCGCGCCCTGTCGGGCGTCGTTTCTGAACGGGCTGCCGAGACCATGCTGCGGGCGGTGCTGCGCGAGCAGAATCTCGTGGCCGAGACCGTCACGGCGCAGGAGATGCAACAGGTGATCTCCGGTCCGCTGCTGTCGCGCCTGGAGACCGTGATGCCGGCCACGCGGGCGCGCAAGGAACTGCTGAGCCTGGCCGGGCAACTGGAAGCGAAGTACCCGAAAGCGCCGACGCTGTTCACTGCGCACGTGCCTCATGCCAGCTGGGATGACGCGGGCGGCGGGACGACCATCTGGAACGACCTGCTGCTCAGCGCGGACGATTTTGAATTCGAGGACCCGGAGTACGGCGGGTCGCTGGAGGGCCGGTCGTATGACCTGTCCACGACGCTGGATCAGGACGCCCTGATTCAGTTGCTGGGCCGCCTGAGTGGCGTGCAGGGCGTGATGGTGTGCCGCGCGAGCGGTGAGGTGCTGCGGTCGCGGTCCGTGAAGGACCCGGCCGGGCTGGGCAGCGTGGTGGCGGCGAGCGCGATGCTGTTCCAGCGGCGGTCGCTGCGGCTGCTGTCGGCGGATCTGGGTGGGCAGACGGTGTGCATGTGTCCGCTGGGCGGGTACTGCGTGGCGGTGGTCGCCAATTCTCAAGCGAACGTGGGGAGACTTCTTGTGGAACTTCAGCAACTGCGGGTGGCGGCGTGA